Proteins from one Malania oleifera isolate guangnan ecotype guangnan chromosome 4, ASM2987363v1, whole genome shotgun sequence genomic window:
- the LOC131153702 gene encoding uncharacterized protein LOC131153702, with translation MGASRGNEIDTSRLLRGIAHRVRKEMRRDFGGTSYPPVHEGCTIDQFTHLKPSSFEDGTDPIKAEMWIQEMKKILVVLNCTEEQKVLFATFKLAGEAERWWHSMKLLEDQRAVPIAMTWGYFKQVFCDRYFPATTKNVKMNTKRQSGLKDA, from the exons ATGGGAGCTTCCAGAGGAaatgagattgacacctctcgatTGTTACGAGGAATAGCTCATCGGGTTAGGAAAGAAATGAGACGGGATTTCGGGGGAACAAGCTATCCACCAGTGCACGAGGGTTGCacaattgatcaattcacccatCTAAAACCTTCATCTTTCGAGGATGGTACTGATCCgattaaggctgagatgtggataCAAGAAATGAAGAAGATACTGGTAGTGTTGAACTGCACCGAGGAACAGAAGGTTCTTTTTGCCACTTTCAAGCTGGCaggagaagctgaacggtggtggcattCAATGAAGTTGTTGGAGGATCAGCGAGCGGTACCTATAGCTATGACCTGGGGTTATTTCAAGCAGGTCTTCTGTGACCGATACTTTCCTGCCACCACCAAAAATGTGAAG atgaataccaAAAGGCAAAGTGGTTTGAAAGATGCCTGA